In one window of Fictibacillus phosphorivorans DNA:
- a CDS encoding Ger(x)C family spore germination protein, with amino-acid sequence MQKLIKYMVASSLLFLSGCWDHAELTEYVFVQSLAIDQKKDGRIKLTTQFYKPAPKIASAGGGGESYFELETEAKSVFDAIRDVTIHLGRKANWGHVRFIVISEKVARKQYLGSVLDFFFRDHEPRLLTGVAVTEGSAADYLKEKPHVENTVSEQLNEVTKTGSKFSAKTYPANLFTIGKQLHSEVDTVYVPYLKKENAKENSIFVDGLSLFQGGKLKTIISNKETKSLMLALNDFQFGIISITCKGSKLQESFEITESHTNSSLEIKKGVVHYSLQPKLQASIGELECSKVETKHQLEVLHKKLEKQVNHNLMALLKQSQKKNIDIIGLGNHIYRSNPREWQRMKKEKVPYYKDAVFHVKSEVNILNTGTDISKPFHKKY; translated from the coding sequence ATGCAAAAGCTAATCAAATACATGGTTGCCTCTTCCCTCCTTTTTTTATCAGGATGCTGGGATCATGCTGAACTTACTGAATATGTTTTTGTTCAATCACTTGCCATCGACCAAAAAAAGGATGGCAGAATTAAACTTACCACTCAGTTTTATAAGCCTGCTCCTAAGATCGCTTCAGCTGGAGGTGGTGGAGAGTCTTATTTTGAGCTTGAAACGGAAGCAAAATCCGTTTTTGATGCGATACGAGATGTGACCATCCATTTAGGTAGAAAAGCGAATTGGGGACATGTGCGTTTTATCGTGATCAGTGAAAAAGTAGCTAGAAAACAATACCTCGGTTCTGTTCTAGACTTCTTTTTCCGAGATCATGAGCCAAGACTTTTAACGGGAGTTGCAGTTACTGAGGGATCTGCCGCTGACTATTTAAAAGAAAAGCCTCATGTTGAAAACACAGTAAGTGAACAATTAAATGAGGTGACAAAAACCGGAAGTAAGTTCAGCGCAAAAACGTACCCTGCAAATCTGTTTACGATTGGAAAACAGCTTCACAGCGAAGTCGATACGGTCTACGTTCCCTACCTTAAAAAAGAAAATGCAAAAGAGAACAGCATTTTCGTAGATGGTCTTTCCCTCTTTCAAGGTGGAAAACTAAAGACGATTATTTCAAATAAAGAAACGAAGTCACTCATGCTAGCTCTTAATGATTTTCAGTTTGGAATTATCAGTATCACTTGTAAAGGAAGTAAATTACAAGAGTCATTTGAGATCACCGAATCTCATACCAATTCATCTCTTGAAATAAAAAAGGGAGTTGTCCATTACTCTCTTCAACCAAAACTCCAAGCTAGCATAGGAGAATTAGAATGTTCGAAGGTCGAAACGAAACATCAACTAGAAGTTCTACATAAAAAATTAGAAAAACAAGTGAATCACAACTTGATGGCATTATTAAAACAATCACAAAAAAAGAATATCGATATTATCGGATTAGGAAACCATATCTATCGCTCTAATCCGAGAGAGTGGCAACGAATGAAAAAAGAAAAAGTACCGTATTACAAAGATGCCGTCTTTCATGTTAAATCGGAAGTTAACATCTTAAACACTGGTACAGACATAAGCAAACCTTTTCACAAAAAATATTAG